Proteins encoded within one genomic window of Humulus lupulus chromosome 1, drHumLupu1.1, whole genome shotgun sequence:
- the LOC133797826 gene encoding uncharacterized protein LOC133797826: MEMEVVMPVPPADFNFDSTCSSPYMTAPSSPQRFGNFFYSAPTSPTRVSAAATLYGVDLSLISGAGREIPSRSLASSIPFKWEEKPGVPKGKITRTGENDTIESRNDNENQDEVDDDFEFNFSGQLEKGSLSAADELFDGGKIRPLKPPPRLQVRTCSGNYDSGPSSVTSPRSPRSRISQGKKMVQDVLMSPRRKRDENFDPFTAAVEETRKKESNQDQEPNPEKLGRGRERSVDHNQNSSSNFARKGTRSLSPMRVSDALLFDAEENSSQFSGKIVPDPNSTTNNSRSAYSSILSAISFAKDYRKWKLKDLLLFRSASEGRASSVSESFRKYAVLSKKSAPGPGTGPATSAVATDDVRNSSFRSTDSVGSVSSRRRGPPVSAHELHYTVNRAVSEEMKKKTFLPYKQGLLGCLGFNPGVHEISRSFGSLSRA; encoded by the coding sequence ATGGAGATGGAAGTGGTGATGCCAGTCCCACCCGCCGACTTCAACTTCGACAGCACCTGCTCCTCACCCTACATGACAGCTCCCTCCAGTCCTCAGCGCTTCGGCAATTTCTTCTACAGCGCACCCACCAGTCCCACCCGAGTCTCCGCCGCCGCCACCTTATACGGCGTCGACCTCTCGCTCATCTCCGGCGCCGGACGTGAAATTCCATCAAGAAGCCTAGCTTCGTCGATACCCTTCAAATGGGAGGAAAAGCCTGGAGTCCCGAAAGGAAAGATAACAAGAACTGGAGAAAATGATACTATTGAAAGTCGAAACGACAACGAAAACCAAGATGAAGTCGACGACGATTTCGAGTTCAATTTTAGTGGGCAGTTAGAGAAAGGTTCATTATCTGCCGCGGATGAACTCTTTGATGGCGGAAAGATTCGGCCCTTGAAACCTCCTCCTCGCTTACAGGTCCGGACGTGTAGTGGAAATTACGATTCGGGACCTTCTTCTGTTACTTCACCGAGATCTCCCCGGTCAAGGATTTCTCAGGGGAAGAAAATGGTTCAAGATGTACTAATGTCACCTAGAAGAAAACGAGACGAGAATTTCGACCCTTTCACTGCCGCCGTTGAAGAAACTCGTAAGAAAGAAAGTAATCAAGATCAAGAACCCAACCCAGAAAAATTAGGACGCGGGAGAGAAAGATCAGTCGATCACAATCAGAACTCGTCGAGTAATTTCGCCAGGAAGGGGACTCGATCCTTATCCCCCATGCGTGTTTCCGACGCACTACTGTTTGACGCGGAAGAAAACTCGTCTCAATTTTCAGGGAAAATAGTCCCCGATCCTAATTCGACCACAAACAATTCGAGATCGGCTTACTCGTCGATCTTGTCAGCAATTTCGTTTGCCAAGGACTACCGTAAATGGAAGCTCAAGGACTTGTTACTGTTTCGAAGCGCGTCGGAAGGCCGAGCGTCGTCGGTGAGCGAGTCTTTCAGGAAGTATGCGGTTTTGTCAAAGAAGTCGGCGCCGGGACCGGGAACGGGGCCGGCAACGTCCGCGGTGGCGACCGACGATGTAAGGAATTCGAGTTTTCGGTCGACGGATAGTGTGGGTTCGGTGAGTTCAAGGCGGAGGGGGCCGCCGGTTTCGGCTCACGAGTTGCATTACACGGTGAACCGGGCGGTTTCGgaggaaatgaagaagaagacTTTCTTGCCTTACAAGCAAGGTCTCTTGGGTTGTTTAGGGTTCAATCCAGGTGTCCATGAGATTTCTCGGAGCTTTGGTTCTTTGTCACGTGCATGA